CAAGAGTTTGACAGAAAAGACTGTTCAATGTTCTAAAATCGAACAACAAGATGTTCGAGAAAAACGGGCGAATACCCGGAAAATTTTTCATCCCTGTATTTGTTCTCAAAAAATCACCGAACACTTTGCGCATAAAAGTGTTGCGCTAGTGGCCGCATCTAAATTTTAACATTGTAAAAACCTGAAAGGTGCTAATAAATACGCCCCTTGTATGAAGACGTTGAATCAATTTTTATCGACCAAATTCGAAGCCATCAAAGTTTCCAATCCCCGCTTTTCCTTGCGTGCTCTGGCGCAGAAGTCGACGATCTCACCGGGACATCTTTCTGAAATTTTGACGGGCAAACGTTCTCTTTCGAAAAAGAATTTGGAAAAATTAATCGTCGCTCTTCGTCTGACTCCTGGAGACGTGGAAGTCGCTTACAAGTTTTACGACTCTGAAAAAGACCGTAAAAAAGCCACGCAATCCATCGAAAGAGTTCTTAGCCGCAACGAATTTTCTGAGATCTCAAGCGCCGAATACTTTCATACATTGGCCGCCACAGATCTTTCTGTGGACGGTTTGGATGTTATGACCATCGCTGAAAAGACCGGCCTTTCCTTTGAACAGACGGAAATGATCGTGAGCAAATTCCTGAAGCTCGGCATTTTGCAATCCAATAGCGACGGACTTTTAAGCAAAACACTTCGCAGTCTTTCTACGGAAAGCGACATTCCCAACTTCGATATCCAGCGTTTTCACCAGGAGTCTTTGGACAAAACCAAAGACATCTTCCCGAAAGTGCCACTCAATAAGCGCGAGATGGTTTATATGAGTATGGCCATCAACCCTAGAAATCTTCCAATGGCAAAAAAGGAAATCGAAAAGTGTTGGAAGAAGGTCTATACCAAGCTGACTCAAGGTGAGCGCACAGAGATCTATACATTAGGCATTCAATTGGTTCCCGTTCACGCAGGTAAGGAGCAATAATGAAGTATCTGGTATTAGTTTATACTCTTTTTATCGGCCTTCCGTCTTTTGCACAGTACGTGGTTCGTAACGGTGGTTATTCCGTTCAGTGTTTGAACTCTCCGATCAAAGCCCTGGAGATCGCCGAAGGTGAAGCTCAAGGTTTGCAAATCCACTACTCTTCAAAGCGTTTTTACTTAACTAAGGCGGCTGACTTGGTCAGCCGTATCGCCACTGTGGATATGGAAAAAGCCCGCAAATACCTTAAGTGGCTGGGCGAATGGAAAAGCCAGATCAAGTGGATGGCGCAATTAGATCAGTACAGCCCGAACGACCAGGGTAAAATCAAATTGCCTTACACAGATTGCCACGTGCGTATCGGCATTGTGCAGATCAATGAAACTCGTTTCGGAGTTCAGCAGTACTGGATCAACCCGGGTGTTTGGAACACGATGGACGAAGATCAAAAGGCAGCGCTAGTTTTGCATGAGCTGATTTACCGCGATCTTCTGGAAGAGAATCCAAATTCAAATTCCAGCTTTGTTCGTCAGGTGAATTTAAAAGTTCACACTCTGGATCTGAATAACGATCGCAAAGCCTTTATCGATCTTCTTAGAGCTCTTTAAATAAAAAGCCCATCTTCAGATGGGCTTTTTCATTTCTAATTTATATTATTTTAGTTTCGGACACGCGGACTTCACATACGTGAAGAAATCTTTGTCGTTTTGATAGCGAAACACGATGTCGCCGTCACTCATATAGCGGAACAGATTTTTATTTTGCACCGAGCATGAAGACGCACTCTTTTTAAGAGACGACGTGGCCTTGCTATTTTGCGCAGGATCTTGATTGAGCGTAAAGCCTGTATCCAGCAAAAGACCTTTATAGTCTTGAACTTCAACACCGCCGCGATTGCTGCGGGAAACGGTGGCGCTTACTTTCACGGTCGCTCCGGAAATGCTTTTCAACTGAGCCGTGTCGGCGTTAAAAGTAAAAACATCTCCTGTGACGTGCGTGATCAGAAGTTCGCGCGTGTCTTCTTTCCACTGATAACTCAGCACGCTGGCCGTTCTTGGGAACATAAAAAAGTCCCTCACTCCAAAATCGCCCTCGTTACCGTAAAGATTAAAAACCATGAACATGCCATCTGTAGACAATGAATAATCGCGATAGATAAGGTTCTTATAAGCATCCGCCGGTGACACTGAAAGCATACACACGCCTGAAGTTGCAAACCACGTACGCTTAAGATTCACACCCATTTTGTATTCTTCAAAAGAAGTGCACGAACTAGGTTCGGCTGCGTGCGAATGAGAAAAAAGCATAAGCAAAGAGACAAGAGCTGAAAACATGAGACCTCCGTTTCTAAATTCAGATTCGGCGAAGGTCTTTGCAGCGTCAACGGTGCCGACTATGTAACTAGGCATGAGACGTGTTCGCAAAATTATTCAAAACACTTGTGTCCTTAGAATGTTTCGCCGTGTTTGACTTTCTTTTAAGCTGCGAGCGCAATGAAAAAGAAATGAGGATTCCCAGATGAAAAAGTTAATGATGCTTTTCGTTTTGTTCAATTCGTTCATGGCTTCGACTGTTATGGCTGCCGAGTTCAACATGCGCATGGATTTCGGACTTTTACCGGTCTCAGCAAATAAGACACAGAAGTTTCTTTTGGGTAACAATAGCTCAAGCACGCTCATACAAATTACCTGGAAAATTTCCGGCGATTC
This region of Bdellovibrio sp. BCCA genomic DNA includes:
- a CDS encoding TIGR02147 family protein, with translation MKTLNQFLSTKFEAIKVSNPRFSLRALAQKSTISPGHLSEILTGKRSLSKKNLEKLIVALRLTPGDVEVAYKFYDSEKDRKKATQSIERVLSRNEFSEISSAEYFHTLAATDLSVDGLDVMTIAEKTGLSFEQTEMIVSKFLKLGILQSNSDGLLSKTLRSLSTESDIPNFDIQRFHQESLDKTKDIFPKVPLNKREMVYMSMAINPRNLPMAKKEIEKCWKKVYTKLTQGERTEIYTLGIQLVPVHAGKEQ